From Plasmodium brasilianum strain Bolivian I chromosome 5, whole genome shotgun sequence, the proteins below share one genomic window:
- a CDS encoding mRNA-binding protein PUF2: MKTIFFDETYISDLKNMQPNFEFKEEYDKPIKLNSCSTFYDAIPSSNEEILYFNKTLTEEQISLLNEEEVYSMRNEKCLENFPNLKNGKKFPEQVIKKISSEGDGKGQKGKAEEEGAQKGTAKKSENICTILCTDVRDAVCTGIGGKREREEHEDKREIDLNKVMDDIFFLCFHKNGCEYIIRKLKENDTEEKQIILNSLLIDARSLCPDVYGSYVAQSIYDLNDEKYKERFTDEFLKHTSFLALHTYGCRLIQKSLESLSDEYKCKIFKELQDDLIAYICHQNGNHVIQKCIEVLPSKNIDMIINIIEEYLPFLSSHAYGCRIVQRIYEIGNIQQIKRLNEKIIKKIHLIKNRYGNYVIQKCFEYSDDTARFIITDEIVNDIYKLSSHKYACNIIEKILLKKEYRYKKKIIKKIVNDISEGNENIINICKDCYGNFMMQKLLTTCRRKERNLIVKTIIENLDKLKDETYGKYILRAINNLET, encoded by the exons ATGAAAACAATATTCTTCGACGAAACGTACATAAGcgacttaaaaaatatgcagcCAAACTTCGAGTTTAAAGAAGAATATGACAAGCCGATAAAGTTGAACTCTTGCTCCACCTTTTATGATGCCATCCCTTCATCGAATGAAgaaatattgtattttaataaaacctTAACGGAAGAACAAATCTCCCTTTTAAATGAGGAAGAGGTCTATTCCATgcgaaatgaaaaatgtcttgaaaattttccaaatttgaaaaatggtaaaaaattTCCTGAACaagtcataaaaaaaatatcatcaGAAGGGGACGGGAAAGgtcaaaaaggaaaagcgGAAGAAGAAGGAGCACAAAAAGGAACagcaaaaaaaagtgaaaatatatgtactatCTTATGTACTGATGTACGTGATGCTGTATGTACTGGCATAGGCGGAAAAAGGGAACGCGAAGAACACGAAGACAAAAGAGAAATAGACCTAAACAAAGTAATggatgatatatttttcttgtgCTTTCATAAAAATGGGTGTGAGTACATAATTAGAAAGCTTAAAGAAAATGATACagaagaaaaacaaataatattaaactCTCTTTTAATAGACGCAAGATCTTTATGTCCAGACGTGTATGGCAGTTATGTAGCTCAAAGTATATATGACTTAAATgacgaaaaatataaagaacgTTTTACGGATGAATTTTTGAAACATACAAGTTTTCTAGccttacatacatatggaTGTAGACTTATCCAGAAATCATTAGAGTCCTTATCTGATGAATATAAatgcaaaatttttaaagaattacaAGATGATCTAATCGCATATATATGTCATCAAAATGGTAATCATGTTATACAGAAATGTATTGAAGTTTTACcatcaaaaaatattgatatgatcataaatattatagaagaatatttaccttttttaagTTCACATGCTTATGGATGTAGAATAGTGCAaagaatatatgaaattggaaatatacaacaaataaagagattaaatgaaaaaattattaagaaaattcATCTTATAAAAAACAGATATGGAAATTATGTTATTCAAAAATGTTTCGAGTACTCAGATGATACAGCTAGGTTTATTATCACTGATGAAATAGTGAATGATATTTACAAGCTCTCTTCCCATAAGTACGCCTG CAATATAATTGAAAAGATTTTACTCAAAAAAGAGTATAGATACAAAAAGAAGATTATTAAGAAAATCGTAAATGATATTTCGGAGGG GAATGAAAACATTATAAACATTTGTAAAGACTGCTATGGTAATTTTATGATGCAGAAGTTGCTGACAACGTGCAGGAGAAAGGAAAGAaatttaattgtaaaaaCGATCATCGAAAACTTGGATAAACTAAAGGACGAGACATACG gCAAATACATTTTGAGAGCTATCAACAATTTAGAAACTTGA
- a CDS encoding hypothetical protein (conserved Plasmodium protein), producing MEEKLNLHIYPLQRLRIYNVPNQIDVSLNTLDTRKRDKEGDTSTLYDFKCKHVHNPHMIYDPLNCNILNEIKSFHTNDRLYDIARRGDIRNGGAIDDEDEDKRAGEDRDEDADADRDKDADEDELNELNELNELNELNELNELNELNELNELNELNELNELNELNELNKLNELNELNEVDEADVDGVEGDKNSSGNDHAEFSGWTYQFDESENVADVIGENLKNAKQCHYDRDNGDVNKKTESYFFKVTDENENSFNSGCNDDGKNVCTVNGRCTDVEKVELESSDKVHVMLDPSGRVRTTLEPSGGVHATLEPSGGVHATLEPSGGVHATLEPSGGVHATLEPDDREKAHQSCINFLRNSITYEKVTRDDQIRINAASDVVNTLGTFYINQRVCLNKNYTYDLNLGLKSPVLVLPSGYYNNEIKIIGVQIDDCAYDEDYLYGRECHRASSTVTGSGSENSSGKGKGKGGHIFTEWQDVNPEQSYVMGKMSESEFLPVNAKFNFNKEIHIIPQNMCVCYDDIYQKNYLPCFCNYSERIKLAEEYNKKHFYKSIYKLENNLLLYKVNRNFTESQHYGSVLMNKYLKIKEVKIDTNNINESIIYSRNDIGLFICHVQYIQEDVVSDVVSHVYSDVYGKKGNKAKNQWNGGGGKQNAYHGMYPIMSNNLNEEDDEGEGDCFHLMGYKISIMKDILLFDRIYQMSPSPHIFGKCIFLGSYNSLYTYDIRNNLIDITDLNKKGKFFINNDTAVCLTHSQDENNIILGASNLYFLDKRVNNLTKFNTNNSGVKKITTKSVQLHTDTHFLSSISDNNNNNNSSSNNNNNSNSNNSNSNSNNNNSNSNNNNSNSNNNNNNNNNNNNNSNSNSNSNNNYYNNTRQINLYYENKNRVHFNRGYTAIESNPDVPYIIACVNASFNVLEIWDLRNQYEPLFVFPLNVSEFYYSYFRYIEWIRITPNSSTHFQKKTYYNIVTFSYHEHLVYVRKILISDDFTSYKDLGIHTYMNNSPTYMYNYVIKGRPSDGADAPAAFDMNSTTGIDVSEQKHSLSYKQNGNLLTSNGPFLGIEKRNEENCPSILAQGEGSENQGKEEGVHEQQPQIHEREEQLLANEMKARHDISYNHIFSYRHVKLHVDESFIVDASKFSSLQKNKIDCIKLPYDDKKYNTINTNMYNIFFGLYGMKCIEFVLPVFYCSKKGKDITYEAQKTSSETHYYFDEKRTKTFTYVIKRKGGDHNKTIVNRNRRQEIEGIKLDCIQFIFHINSSGQIFCTPVNLCIKKLTHKQMDDWIPINKRYIANTYKNDNTMKLFKHFSDLVENKKFQKDGTTLVPPKWENVVPDNSSNYEKSMHSNERGGEERLKEYSSILRGKSSGRGESGKKEREKGEHDKNVYGNNTFVRNTHGMNPYDSDNFDKASYISDRNPFPGFVSNGGDSEWEGVEAGYEARQEAGYEARQKAGYEARQEAGHETGHELRHETGQLAGQVAGQVAGQVAGQVEGQEVDLYAYAARGGEGRSNCASQLWAHKNNTDIPVDAARRQEFLNLNKNNYDILKEVDSEYVNVTHEFLSEVFKLICRDKILVLQRNSNNIKIISTYNNSNKLSWNREIFFKIKKCLLSILPSYPSKMNSNNFPLPYRNAEDENEKKKKNKIINSFQNYCDNNSRRVYFSSPAISPLNNNQGKDEIDLDFLDSPRNATSTIFSNCLNSQEKMGDKNIYSSSNGDMSIFKQHIIDFDVHMGNKDAIIMRTPSEHISTIQEGNTLVNNEGKNASEGERLNRHNLNSGITIYSSPQYNHKPLANKGMDVCEQTKVNSEKDYSHCGRGVDKRERIGPFCLDFQCIGGMKNGCSKGREGGRSGKGSLNRYEKGKATKSKRTDKRNGKIKALGKNRKGASSSLCRESVTLYSKNNTLELFSKHNIKDEYKKEVIQTQFKNKCSFINLNYLKRNMFKEIKYAFCSFHYHNFFYVQTLADLKYSAYDITDNMVHKYIQDSYPFANYSPNFQSFRILAKTQAYDHSKIFYNQSFNFYKFLLDKLKDKHDCKLNTTNDWGGKLSIGGDKPSRKIQHNYGNSFNSKVFPLDELKDSYSNINGAYDQNQNTQMNFSSELNEQDSVRSNNSAFNNFITQDGNVEEQSGELCNSYHQNDDNVFRNDRVVKYSKIEELVKDIEIEDQLYDKGKTEQKFTLSTLRDAYNLKELMDVYNEKGIYYILSSMQKIKFGNGKTKSDKKLVKRFFIHVCKELDKCVSVKNFFFYETPICFCLYKKDYNNKSQYNTYINSYEFLLDTVLFFNNNDLLKREMNKLHIYDEHILFMYKKKKEKQKKKKKMVHTVEAEQMVEAEHMERESHAVFEKVPERGKDNEKNGKNKEKMSSAYKKNDVTFVNNPLHVNNNLNNHLGEDLFVRLRRTYNNSVYRESRSRNFDKDTYHSDRPFNYDELLTKFKKRKLLFLSKDITYHIFQHILQNEYYIPVPKYMKNKIKIKEDDFQCTPITCFKNYSVGFYNKKLFDIYNSINFHSLKNFDMHKYIYNEYFNIRGVKIEESTLNKHTKETEKNLFNTSNISGYRGGYKVDYSLLNKMYELWPNNEKSYHSKEDYMVKLLFISCSCEKRRENVLINNGASFRPRNCGKSEKPGKSYFLWLSSIEHKKIFMRAKRGSTRK from the exons ATGGAGGAAAAACTCAATTTACATATCTACCCCCTTCAGAGGCTGAGAATTTATAACGTGCCCAACCAAATTGATGTATCATTGAATACACTTGATACTAGAAAACGAGACAAAGAAGGGGATACAAGTACCCTGTACGACTTTAAGTGCAAACATGTACACAACCCTCATATGATATACGATCCACTGAACTGCAATATTTTGaatgaaattaaaagttTTCACACAAATGATAGGCTGTATGACATAGCAAGGAGAGGGGATATAAGAAATGGAGGGGCGATAGATGATGAAGACGAGGATAAACGTGCGGGTGAAGATAGGGATGAAGACGCGGATGCAGATCGGGATAAAGATGCAGATGAAGACGAATTAAACGAACTAAACGAACTAAACGAACTGAACGAACTGAACGAACTGAACGAACTGAACGAACTGAACGAACTGAACGAACTAAACGAACTGAACGAACTGAACGAACTGAACGAACTAAACGAACTGAACAAACTAAACGAACTGAACGAACTGAACGAAGTAGACGAAGCTGACGTGGATGGCGTTGAAGGTGACAAAAATAGCAGCGGTAACGATCATGCAGAGTTCTCTGGGTGGACTTATCAGTTTGATGAGAGTGAAAATGTAGCGGACGTAATAGGTGAAAATCTTAAGAACGCAAAACAGTGCCATTATGATAGAGACAATGGGGATGTGAATAAAAAGACTGagtcttatttttttaaggtcactgatgaaaatgaaaattcttttaatagtGGATGTAATGATGATGGTAAGAACGTGTGCACTGTGAATGGAAGATGTACTGATGTAGAAAAGGTAGAGCTTGAGTCAAGTGATAAAGTACACGTAATGCTTGATCCAAGTGGAAGAGTACGCACGACGCTTGAGCCAAGTGGAGGAGTACATGCAACTCTTGAGCCAAGTGGAGGAGTACACGCAACTCTTGAGCCAAGTGGAGGAGTACACGCAACTCTTGAGCCAAGTGGAGGAGTACACGCAACTCTTGAGCCAGACGACAGAGAAAAGGCACACCAAAGCTGCATCAATTTCCTTCGTAACTCTATTACTTACGAAAAGGTAACACGAGATGATCAAATAAGAATCAATGCGGCATCTGATGTAGTTAACACACTGGGTACGTTTTACATTAACCAGAGGGTTTGTTTGAATAAGAATTACACGTATGACTTGAACTTGGGTTTGAAATCCCCTGTTTTAGTATTACCCTCAGGTTATTACAACaacgaaataaaaatcaTTGGGGTTCAAATAGACGATTGCGCGTATGACGAGGACTATCTGTATGGTAGGGAGTGCCATCGTGCAAGTAGTACTGTTACTGGTAGTGGTTCAGAAAACAGTAGTGGCAAAGGCAAAGGCAAAGGAGGACATATTTTTACCGAGTGGCAGGATGTGAACCCTGAACAGAGTTATGTGATGGGTAAGATGAGCGAGAGTGAGTTCTTACCTGTTAATGCAAAATTTAACTTTAACAAAGAAATACACATAATACCACAgaatatgtgtgtatgttaTGATGACATCTATCAAAAGAATTATCTTCCATGTTTTTGTAACTACTCAGAAAGAATCAAATTAGCTGAagagtataataaaaagcatttttataaaagtatttataaattagaaAACAATTTACTTCTATACAAAGTGAACAGAAATTTTACAGAATCACAGCACTATGGATCTGTTTTAATGAAtaagtatttaaaaataaaggaagtAAAAATTGatactaataatattaatgaatctATTATTTATTCCAGAAATGACATAGGTCTGTTTATATGCCATGTGCAATATATACAAGAGGACGTTGTGTCTGATGTTGTGTCTCATGTGTATTCAGATgtttatggaaaaaaaggaaataaagcAAAGAACCAATGGAACGGAGGGGGAGGAAAACAAAATGCATATCATGGTATGTACCCTATAATGAGCAACAACTTAAATGAGGAGGACGACGAGGGGGAAGGTGACTGCTTCCATCTTATGGGATACAAGATTAGTATCATGAAAGACATTCTTTTGTTTGATAGGATATATCAGATGAGTCCAAGTCCCCACATATTTGGGAAATGTATCTTTTTAGGTAGCTATAACagtttatatacatacgatattagaaataatttaatcGATATTActgatttaaataaaaaaggcaaattttttataaacaatgACACAGCAGTTTGTTTGACTCACTCACAAGATgagaataatattatactcGGTGCCAgtaatttgtattttctaGATAAAAGAGttaataatttaacaaaatttaataCTAACAATTCTggggtaaaaaaaataacaacgAAAAGTGTTCAACTACATACAGATACTCACTTTTTATCAAGTATAtctgataataataataataataatagtagtagtaataataataataatagtaatagtaataatagtaatagtaatagtaataataataatagtaatagtaataataataatagtaatagtaataataataataataataataataataataataataatagtaatagtaatagtaatagtaataataattattataataatactaggcagataaatttatattatgaaaataagaaTAGAGTTCATTTTAATAGAGGATATACAGCAATAGAATCTAATCCAGATGTTCCTTACATAATTGCTTGTGTTAATGCTTCTTTTAATGTTTTAGAGATATGGGATCTACGGAATCAATATGAACccttatttgtttttcctcTTAATGTATctgaattttattattcctatTTTAGATATATTGAATGGATAAGAATTACTCCAAATAGCTCTACgcattttcaaaaaaaaacatactaCAACATAGTAACATTCTCTTATCATGAACATCTTGTATACGTAAGAAAAATACTCATTTCCGATGATTTCACTAGCTATAAGGACCTAGGAATACACACTTATATGAACAATTCTCCTACGTATATGTACAACTACGTTATCAAGGGAAGACCTTCAGATGGGGCAGATGCCCCTGCGGCATTTGACATGAACAGTACAACTGGAATTGATGTTTCTGAACAAAAACATTCATTATcttataaacaaaatgggAATCTTCTCACCTCGAACGGTCCATTCCTTGGcatagaaaaaagaaacgaGGAAAACTGTCCTTCCATCTTGGCACAAGGGGAAGGCAGCGAGAACCAAGGGAAGGAGGAGGGAGTGCATGAGCAACAACCTCAGATTCACGAGCGAGAAGAACAACTTTTGGCGAACGAAATGAAGGCGCGGCATGACATATCCTATAACCACATCTTTAGCTATCGGCATGTGAAGCTGCACGTGGATGAATCGTTCATAGTGGACGCTTCAAAGTTTTCTTCattacagaaaaataaaatagattgCATAAAACTACCATATGAtgataagaaatataatacaataaatacgaatatgtacaatatatttttcggTTTGTATGGAATGAAATGTATAGAATTTGTCCTTCCCGTATTTTATTGCtccaaaaaaggaaaagacaTAACATACGAAGCACAGAAAACATCAAGTGAGACACACTATTACTTTGATGAAAAGAGAACTAAAACGTTTACCTATGTTATAAAACGAAAAGGGGGTGATCATAACAAAACTATAGTTAATCGAAATCGAAGACAAGAAATAGAGGGTATTAAACTAGATTGcatacaatttatttttcacattAATTCGTCAGGTCAGATCTTTTGTACCCCtgttaatttatgtataaaaaaattaacacatAAACAAATGGATGACTGGATACCAATTAATAAACGATATATTGCCAACACATACAAGAACGACAATACTATGAAGTTATTTAAGCACTTTTCGGACCTGGttgagaataaaaaatttcaaaaagaTGGCACGACATTGGTTCCCCCCAAATGGGAAAACGTTGTTCCTGATAATTCTTcgaattatgaaaaaagcATGCATTCAAATGAAAGAGGAGGGGAAGAGCGCCTGAAGGAGTACTCCTCCATTTTGAGAGGCAAGTCAAGTGGAAGGGGGGAGagtggaaaaaaagaaagagaaaaggGAGAACACGACAAAAATGTGTACGGAAATAATACGTTCGTCAGGAATACGCACGGCATGAATCCATACGACAGTGATAATTTCGACAAAGCGTCATACATTTCCGATAGGAACCCCTTCCCAGGGTTTGTATCTAACGGTGGAGATAGCGAATGGGAAGGAGTAGAAGCAGGATATGAAGCAAGACAAGAAGCAGGATACGAAGCAAGACAAAAAGCAGGATACGAAGCAAGACAAGAAGCAGGACATGAAACAGGACATGAATTAAGACACGAAACAGGTCAATTAGCAGGTCAAGTAGCAGGACAAGTAGCAGGACAAGTAGCAGGACAAGTAGAAGGACAAGAAGTAGACTTATACGCGTACGCTGCACGTGGGGGCGAGGGAAGGAGCAATTGTGCAAGCCAACTGTGGGCCCACAAGAACAACACAGATATCCCCGTAGATGCTGCGAGAAGACAGgaatttttgaatttaaataaaaataattatgatatattGAAAGAAGTTGACTCTGAATACGTTAATGTGACACATGAATTCCTCTCTGAAGTTTTCAAATTAATATGTAGAGATAAAATTCTTGTGTTACAaagaaatagtaataatataaaaataataagcacatataataatagtaataaattaAGTTGGAATcgggaaattttttttaaaattaaaaaatgcttATTATCTATATTGCCTTCATATCCTTCAAAAATGAACAGCAATAATTTCCCCCTACCCTATAGAAACGCAGaagatgaaaatgaaaaaaagaaaaaaaataaaataataaattcctttcaaaattattgtgataataatagtagaCGAGTGTATTTTTCATCTCCTGCAATATCCCCTTTAAATAATAACCAAGGAAAAGACGAAATTGATCTCGATTTTTTAGATTCACCACGTAATGCTACTTCAACCATTTTTTCCAATTGCCTGAACAGTCAGGAAAAAATGggtgataaaaatatatactcatCATCAAATGGTGACATGTCTATTTTCAAACAACATATAATCGACTTTGATGTACACATGGGAAATAAGGACGCTATAATAATGAGAACCCCTTCTGAACATATCAGCACTATTCAGGAGGGAAATACATTAGTTAATAATGAGGGGAAAAATGCAAGTGAAGGGGAGAGACTAAATAGACATAATTTGAACAGCGGTATAACTATTTATAGTTCGCCGCAGTATAATCATAAACCTCTTGCTAATAAAGGAATGGACGTATGTGAACAGACAAAGGTTAACTCGGAAAAGGACTACAGTCATTGTGGAAGAGGAGTCGATAAACGTGAGAGAATAGGGCCATTCTGTTTGGATTTCCAATGCATAGGAGGAATGAAAAACGGGTGCAGCAAAGGTAGAGAAGGAGGAAGAAGTGGGAAAGGGAGCTTGAACAGATACGAAAAAGGGAAAGCAACAAAAAGCAAAAGGACGGACAAAAGGAACGGAAAAATTAAAGCACTTGGTAAGAACAGAAAGGGCGCATCTTCATCCCTCTGCCGTGAGAGTGTAACGCTTTactcaaaaaataatacgcTTGAATTATTTTCCAAACATAACATTAaagatgaatataaaaaggaagtAATACAGacacaatttaaaaataaatgcagttttataaatttgaattatttaaaaagaaacatgtttaaggaaataaaatatgctttttgttcttttcattatcataatttcttttatgttcAAACCTTAGctgatttaaaatattcagcTTATGATATAACAGATAACATggtacacaaatatatacaggATAGTTACCCTTTTGCAAATTATTCACCCAATTTCCAGTCATTTAGAATTTTAGCAAAAACTCAAGCATACGATCacagtaaaatattttataatcagtcttttaatttttataaattcctCCTGGACAAATTGAAAGATAAACATGATTGCAAACTAAATACAACCAATGACTGGGGAGGGAAGCTGTCCATTGGGGGGGACAAACCTTCCAGAAAAATCCAACATAATTATGGTAATTCCTTTAACAGCAAAGTTTTCCCATTAGACGAGCTCAAAGACAGTTACAGTAACATTAATGGAGCATATGATCAGAACCAAAATACACAGATGAATTTCTCTTCCGAACTGAATGAGCAGGACAGTGTTAGGAGCAATAATAGTGCcttcaataattttattacacaAGACGGTAATGTAGAAGAACAATCAGGGGAATTATGTAACAGTTATCATCAGAATGATGACAATGTATTTAGAAATGATAGGGTGGTGAAATACTCAAAAATTGAAGAATTAGTGAAGGATATAGAGATAGAAGATCAGTTATAtgataaaggaaaaacagAGCAAAAGTTTACCTTGTCAACGTTAAGAGATGCATATAATTTGAAAGAGCTAATGGatgtatataatgaaaagggaatatattacattttaagtagtatgcaaaaaataaaatttggaaatggaaaaacaaaatctgataaaaaattagtgAAACGTTTTTTCATTCATGTTTGTAAAGAACTAGATAAGTGCGTAtctgtaaaaaatttttttttttacgaaaCACCTATTTGTTTTTGTCTTTACAAGAaggattataataataaaagtcagtataatacgtacataaattCGTATGAATTTCTCCTAGACACtgtactattttttaataacaacGATTTGTTGAAGAGGGAGATGAACAAGTTGCACATTTATGATGAACATAttctatttatgtataaaaagaaaaaagaaaagcaaaaaaaaaagaaaaaaatggtgCACACGGTAGAGGCAGAACAAATGGTAGAAGCAGAACACATGGAAAGAGAATCGCACGCTGTGTTTGAAAAAGTACCTGAACGGGGAAAGGACAACGAAAAGAAcgggaaaaataaagaaaaaatgagtagcgcatacaaaaaaaatgatgttaCATTTGTTAATAATCCACTACATGTTAACAATAACTTGAACAATCATTTAGGAGAAGATTTATTTGTAAGATTGAGAAGAACTTACAATAATAGTGTGTACAGAGAAAGTAGGAGTAGAAACTTTGATAAAGACACCTATCATAGTGACAGACCATTTAATTACGATGAACTGCTAaccaaatttaaaaaaagaaagttgCTGTTCCTAAGCAAGGATATTacttatcatatttttcaacATATTCtacaaaatgaatattatattccaGTAccgaaatatatgaaaaataaaataaaaattaaggaaGACGATTTTCAATGTACTCCTATTACGtgctttaaaaattattcagtTGGTTTTTACAACAAAAAACTATTTGATATTTACAATTCCATTAATTTTCatagtttaaaaaattttgacatgcacaaatatatatacaatgaGTACTTTAACATAAGAGGTGTTAAAATAGAAGAAAGTACTCTGAATAAGCATACAAaggaaacagaaaaaaatttatttaatacttCAAATATAAGTGGATATAGGGGTGGGTACAAGGTGGATTATTCCTTATTGAATAAAATGTATGAGTTATGGccaaataatgaaaagagTTATCATTCCAAGGAAGACTATATGGTAAAACTTTTATTCATATCTTGTTCTTGTGAAAAAAGGAGGGAAAATGTTCTAATAAACAACGGGGCTTCATTCCGTCCAC GAAATTGTGGAAAATCTGAAAAACCGGgaaaaagttattttttatggttAAGCTCGattgaacataaaaaaatatttatgagaGCAAAAAGAGGATCCACGAGGAAGTAA